In Acidobacteriaceae bacterium, the following are encoded in one genomic region:
- the egtD gene encoding L-histidine N(alpha)-methyltransferase produces MPIVEAPNSLREAVREAAIAGLSSSPKTLPPWLFYDEAGSKLFDEITELPEYYLTRTERELFKQLAPQLYRYFSGPVTVAELGAGSAGKTGVLLSELASRQRGLLYQPIDVSASALEDAAAALTRFIPGLQVQPQVANYITENYEIERPAGSEVFALYIGSSIGNFDPAEQRAILQKLREHLLPGDTLLLGVDLAPSAGKCVNALLKAYNDAAGVTAAFNKNVLVRLNRELDADFDLEGFAHEARWNAERSRIEMHLISLAPQVVHVEGERFVFAKGETIHTENSYKFTDASLEALLTDVGFAKSETVLDAHGCYAVAMARAV; encoded by the coding sequence GTGCCGATTGTCGAAGCCCCCAACAGCCTGCGCGAAGCCGTTCGCGAGGCTGCCATTGCAGGCCTTTCTTCTTCCCCGAAAACGTTGCCGCCGTGGCTCTTTTATGACGAGGCCGGCTCGAAGCTCTTCGACGAAATTACGGAGCTGCCCGAGTACTACCTGACGCGCACGGAGCGGGAGCTGTTCAAGCAGCTTGCGCCGCAGCTCTATCGCTACTTCAGCGGCCCGGTCACGGTGGCGGAGCTGGGAGCGGGAAGCGCGGGGAAGACAGGGGTGCTGCTGAGTGAGCTGGCGTCGCGCCAGCGCGGACTGCTGTATCAGCCGATCGATGTTTCGGCTTCTGCGCTAGAAGATGCGGCGGCGGCGCTGACGCGCTTTATTCCGGGGCTGCAGGTGCAGCCGCAGGTGGCGAATTACATTACTGAGAACTATGAGATCGAGCGGCCAGCGGGGAGCGAGGTCTTTGCGCTCTACATCGGCTCTTCGATCGGCAACTTCGATCCGGCCGAGCAGCGGGCGATTCTGCAGAAGCTGCGCGAGCATCTTCTGCCGGGCGATACGCTGCTGCTGGGAGTCGACCTTGCGCCGAGTGCGGGCAAATGCGTGAATGCGCTGCTGAAGGCTTACAACGATGCGGCCGGGGTGACGGCGGCGTTCAACAAGAATGTGCTGGTGCGGCTGAATCGCGAGCTGGATGCGGATTTCGATCTCGAGGGCTTTGCCCATGAAGCGCGTTGGAACGCAGAGCGGTCCCGGATCGAGATGCACCTGATCAGCCTTGCACCGCAGGTGGTGCATGTTGAGGGCGAGCGGTTTGTGTTTGCCAAGGGCGAGACGATCCATACGGAGAACAGCTACAAGTTCACCGATGCGAGTCTGGAGGCCCTGCTGACGGATGTGGGTTTTGCGAAGAGCGAGACTGTGCTGGACGCGCATGGATGTTATGCGGTGGCAATGGCGCGAGCCGTGTAA
- the moaC gene encoding cyclic pyranopterin monophosphate synthase MoaC, with product MTEKLSHYDASGEAHMVDVSAKPATKREAIAGAFVELNEQVLAALPQNPKGNPLEVARFAGIQAAKRTSELIPMCHPLALSFVDVACTITTGGVDIRATAATVAGTGVEMEAMTAASVAALTVYDMTKALDKSIRIREVVLLEKRGGKSGDYKRPSA from the coding sequence ATGACCGAGAAACTCTCCCACTACGACGCCTCCGGTGAAGCCCACATGGTCGACGTCTCGGCCAAGCCCGCCACCAAACGCGAGGCCATAGCCGGGGCCTTCGTCGAGCTGAACGAACAGGTCCTCGCCGCGCTCCCCCAGAACCCCAAGGGCAACCCGCTCGAGGTCGCCCGCTTCGCCGGCATCCAGGCCGCCAAGCGCACCAGCGAGCTCATCCCCATGTGCCATCCGCTCGCGCTCAGCTTCGTCGACGTCGCCTGCACTATCACTACCGGCGGTGTCGACATCCGCGCCACCGCCGCCACCGTCGCAGGCACCGGCGTCGAGATGGAAGCCATGACCGCCGCCTCCGTCGCCGCCCTCACCGTCTACGACATGACCAAGGCGCTCGACAAATCCATCCGCATCCGCGAAGTCGTTCTGCTCGAAAAGCGCGGCGGCAAATCCGGCGACTACAAACGCCCCTCAGCCTAG
- the waaC gene encoding lipopolysaccharide heptosyltransferase I, with protein MKILIVRVGAMGDVLHALPAAAALKRARPDCQIDWVIDERWQPLLTNWDESGPLITHSYAVPIRKWKAAPLGRETLASLGSFRKLRGQYDAVIDMQGTLRSALIGRLAGGRTLFGFADPREKQAAWLYARPLSRQGIHVVEQGTALLSQALNLPLAVTQQLDAAIQLPQIPWAEEWADREAVLARPMAVLASGGGWGAKRWPTTHYGALALELRQRGYDVVVNAPHADAPEAAEVVASSEGAARTVVCNVAGLVALLRRADLCIGGDSGPVHLAAALAVPTVALFGPTSPERNGPWGPGPKAVLRDPASATTYKRTAETEAGLARITPEDVLAAIEQMGYGHGRNSATIL; from the coding sequence ATGAAGATTCTGATCGTCCGCGTCGGGGCCATGGGCGACGTTCTGCACGCTCTCCCCGCCGCCGCCGCGCTCAAACGCGCCCGCCCCGACTGCCAGATCGACTGGGTCATCGACGAACGCTGGCAGCCCCTGCTCACCAACTGGGACGAGTCCGGCCCGCTCATCACCCACAGCTACGCCGTACCCATCCGCAAATGGAAGGCCGCTCCGCTGGGCCGCGAAACCCTCGCCTCACTCGGCAGCTTTCGCAAGCTGCGCGGTCAGTACGACGCCGTCATCGACATGCAGGGCACGCTGCGCTCCGCGCTCATCGGCAGACTCGCCGGTGGCCGCACGCTCTTCGGCTTCGCAGACCCGCGCGAGAAACAGGCCGCCTGGCTTTACGCCCGCCCGCTTTCGCGCCAGGGCATCCACGTCGTCGAACAGGGCACCGCGCTCCTCAGCCAGGCCCTCAACCTCCCGCTCGCCGTCACCCAGCAGCTCGATGCCGCCATTCAGCTTCCACAAATTCCCTGGGCCGAAGAGTGGGCCGACCGCGAAGCCGTCCTCGCCCGCCCTATGGCCGTGCTCGCCAGCGGAGGCGGTTGGGGAGCCAAACGCTGGCCGACCACCCACTACGGCGCGCTCGCCCTCGAGCTCCGCCAGCGCGGCTACGACGTCGTCGTCAACGCCCCCCACGCCGATGCCCCCGAAGCCGCCGAGGTCGTCGCCTCCAGCGAAGGCGCAGCCCGCACCGTCGTCTGCAACGTCGCCGGCCTCGTCGCACTCCTGCGCCGCGCCGACCTCTGCATCGGCGGCGACTCCGGCCCTGTCCACCTCGCCGCCGCGCTCGCCGTCCCCACCGTCGCGCTCTTCGGCCCCACCTCCCCCGAACGCAACGGCCCCTGGGGCCCCGGCCCCAAAGCCGTCCTGCGCGACCCCGCCTCCGCCACCACCTACAAACGCACCGCCGAGACCGAAGCCGGACTCGCCCGCATCACGCCCGAAGACGTCCTCGCCGCCATCGAGCAGATGGGATACGGCCACGGCCGCAACTCTGCGACAATACTCTGA
- a CDS encoding SOS response-associated peptidase yields the protein MCGRYLRRADKKRVAEHFHLPGEPPFPLPPDFNVAPTTHQPAIRLNRESGEREAVLMRWGLVPYQAKSLDEYKGISTINARAESVQVGMWKRLFERQRCLIPADGFYEWETLLPSAASGPKKAKPRKKPIRFWLKNDPVFAFAGLWDAWKNPATGEWLQSFAIITTEANEMLASIHTRMPVILQPKDYARWIDRSPGAVLPVDLLRPFDAEAMESAEANPAVNNARNNGEELLEKPLEDDGFSLGVLGICGGWGKTSTQRALRTQSCAKGFVAGWRKEDATTLRAPRFATFFYAGTFLGRVRLR from the coding sequence ATGTGTGGTCGATACCTTCGCCGAGCGGACAAGAAGCGCGTAGCCGAGCATTTCCATCTGCCCGGCGAGCCGCCGTTTCCGCTGCCCCCTGACTTCAACGTTGCGCCTACGACTCATCAGCCAGCCATTCGTTTGAACCGCGAGAGCGGCGAGCGGGAGGCCGTGTTGATGCGGTGGGGGCTGGTGCCGTACCAGGCGAAGTCGCTGGACGAGTACAAGGGCATTTCCACGATCAATGCGCGCGCCGAGAGCGTGCAGGTGGGGATGTGGAAGCGGTTGTTCGAGCGGCAGCGTTGCCTGATTCCTGCGGACGGTTTCTATGAGTGGGAGACGCTGTTGCCTTCGGCGGCGAGTGGGCCGAAGAAGGCGAAGCCGCGGAAGAAACCGATACGGTTCTGGCTGAAGAACGATCCGGTCTTTGCGTTTGCAGGGCTGTGGGATGCGTGGAAGAATCCGGCGACCGGAGAGTGGCTGCAGAGCTTCGCGATCATTACGACGGAGGCGAACGAGATGCTGGCGTCGATCCATACGCGGATGCCGGTGATCCTGCAGCCGAAGGATTATGCGCGGTGGATCGATCGGAGTCCGGGAGCGGTGTTGCCGGTGGATTTGCTGCGGCCGTTCGATGCGGAGGCGATGGAGTCGGCGGAGGCGAACCCGGCGGTGAACAATGCTCGCAACAATGGGGAAGAGTTGTTGGAGAAGCCGTTGGAGGATGACGGGTTCTCGCTGGGGGTTTTAGGGATTTGTGGTGGGTGGGGGAAAACCTCGACGCAAAGGGCGCTACGGACGCAAAGCTGCGCGAAGGGATTTGTGGCCGGGTGGAGGAAAGAAGACGCCACGACGCTAAGAGCGCCACGTTTCGCCACGTTTTTTTATGCAGGTACGTTTTTGGGGCGGGTACGTCTTCGCTAG
- a CDS encoding GNAT family N-acetyltransferase yields MSAELCVRWAESTDVPTILGFIRELAEYEREPDAVLATEADLLRDGFGERRRFRSFVAEWEGRPAGFALFFESYSTWRGHHGIWLEDLYVTPSLRSKGIGKALMAQVAKVAVEEGCPRMEWSVLNWNAPAIAVYERVGAHRQAEWSIMRVADEKLAALAEQAPALRGA; encoded by the coding sequence GTGAGCGCAGAGCTTTGTGTGCGGTGGGCTGAAAGCACGGATGTGCCGACGATTCTGGGATTCATTCGCGAGTTAGCGGAGTATGAGCGCGAGCCCGATGCGGTGCTGGCGACGGAAGCTGACCTGCTGCGCGATGGCTTTGGTGAGCGTCGTCGGTTTCGGAGCTTTGTTGCGGAGTGGGAGGGCAGGCCTGCGGGGTTTGCGCTGTTCTTTGAGAGCTACTCGACGTGGCGCGGACATCATGGGATCTGGCTTGAGGACCTGTATGTGACGCCGAGCCTGCGCAGCAAGGGGATCGGCAAGGCGTTGATGGCGCAGGTGGCGAAGGTTGCGGTGGAGGAAGGCTGCCCTCGCATGGAGTGGAGCGTGCTGAACTGGAACGCGCCAGCGATTGCGGTGTATGAGCGCGTGGGGGCGCACAGGCAGGCAGAGTGGAGCATTATGCGGGTGGCCGATGAGAAGCTGGCTGCGCTGGCGGAGCAGGCTCCGGCGTTGCGGGGCGCGTAA
- a CDS encoding DUF3108 domain-containing protein: MKALMCAALAAFCLSVPNASAQAFGNKTPAPQKPIPALQPPTPGFLWPQHETLTFTVDWRVFTAGIAVFHLDTVGNTLKITATGDSVGAVNMLFPVVDGFQSGIDLKTGCSTGFNKQTQEGRRKIASELSFNYAAGKQTLNERNLVKGTATHKEANIPACVSDSLSGMFYTQSQPLLVGQTISFPLADSMRTVTVGMKVEDKEEIKTPAGTFQTVKVQATADEGVVKNRGSIWIWYTDDARHLPVQVQARLFWGTITFHLQSVDLK; this comes from the coding sequence TTGAAGGCTTTGATGTGTGCCGCTTTGGCGGCCTTCTGCCTGTCGGTTCCCAACGCATCGGCACAGGCGTTCGGCAACAAGACTCCGGCTCCCCAGAAACCCATTCCCGCCCTGCAGCCCCCCACTCCGGGCTTCTTATGGCCTCAGCACGAGACCTTGACCTTCACCGTCGATTGGCGCGTCTTCACCGCCGGAATCGCCGTCTTCCATCTCGACACCGTCGGCAACACGCTGAAGATCACCGCCACCGGCGACTCCGTCGGCGCGGTCAACATGCTCTTCCCTGTCGTCGACGGCTTTCAGTCCGGCATCGACCTCAAGACCGGCTGCTCCACGGGCTTCAACAAGCAGACCCAGGAAGGCCGCCGCAAGATCGCCAGCGAGCTCAGCTTCAACTACGCCGCAGGCAAGCAGACCCTGAACGAGCGCAACCTCGTCAAAGGCACGGCCACGCACAAGGAAGCCAACATCCCCGCCTGCGTCTCCGACTCGCTCAGCGGCATGTTCTACACCCAGTCGCAGCCGCTCCTCGTCGGCCAGACCATCAGCTTCCCTCTCGCTGACTCCATGCGGACCGTCACGGTCGGCATGAAAGTTGAAGACAAGGAAGAAATCAAGACACCCGCTGGCACCTTCCAGACCGTCAAAGTTCAGGCGACCGCTGATGAAGGTGTAGTGAAAAACCGTGGCTCTATTTGGATCTGGTACACCGACGATGCCCGTCATCTCCCGGTCCAGGTTCAGGCCCGGCTCTTCTGGGGAACCATTACCTTTCACCTCCAGTCGGTGGATCTCAAATAG
- the lpxK gene encoding tetraacyldisaccharide 4'-kinase, which yields MSTKGSIMNARRPWAWPLVPLYALVSGIAQRLKARRARRLQWPVLSVGSLSAGGAGKTPVVIALIKLLQHRGWQVDVLSRGYKRFGDGIQRVELALNDRSVEGDEISEALWFGDEPVMIAQRTGADVWVGADRYQVGLAAEAAAETTDANTQRHLHLLDDGFQHVQLARQINTALVTLEDLDDALLPAGNRREPISALRKADVLVVRDNEQAQVLPRIARYQRPEAAVWIIRRRLDFDSPLSVLGAGFRPMAFCAIARPTDFAGMLLSTGCGIIETMAFPDHHRYLDGDIASILATAKRLNASGIITTEKDSVKLSPAMRDKLATIGPLLIAKLRVEFAAPDTVLRTVEERTA from the coding sequence ATGAGCACAAAAGGTTCCATCATGAACGCTCGCCGTCCCTGGGCCTGGCCGCTCGTCCCTCTCTACGCCCTCGTCTCCGGCATCGCGCAACGCCTCAAAGCACGCCGAGCCAGACGTCTGCAGTGGCCCGTCCTCAGCGTCGGCAGCCTCTCCGCAGGCGGCGCAGGCAAGACCCCCGTCGTCATCGCGCTCATCAAGCTCCTGCAGCATCGCGGCTGGCAGGTCGACGTCCTCTCGCGCGGCTACAAGCGCTTCGGAGACGGCATCCAGCGCGTCGAACTCGCGCTCAACGACCGCTCCGTCGAAGGCGACGAAATCTCCGAAGCCCTCTGGTTCGGCGACGAACCCGTCATGATCGCGCAGCGCACCGGCGCCGACGTCTGGGTTGGTGCAGACCGCTACCAGGTCGGCCTCGCCGCAGAAGCAGCCGCCGAAACCACCGACGCGAACACCCAGCGCCACCTTCATCTGCTCGACGACGGCTTCCAGCACGTCCAGCTCGCCCGCCAGATCAACACCGCGCTCGTGACCCTCGAAGACCTCGACGACGCTCTCCTGCCCGCAGGCAATCGCCGCGAACCGATCTCCGCCCTCCGCAAAGCCGACGTCCTCGTCGTCCGCGACAACGAACAGGCGCAGGTGCTTCCCCGCATCGCCCGTTACCAGCGCCCCGAAGCCGCCGTCTGGATCATCCGCCGACGCCTCGACTTCGACTCGCCGCTTTCCGTCCTCGGCGCAGGCTTCCGCCCCATGGCCTTCTGCGCCATCGCCCGCCCCACCGACTTCGCCGGAATGCTGCTCAGCACCGGCTGCGGCATCATCGAAACCATGGCCTTCCCCGACCATCACCGTTACCTCGACGGCGACATCGCCAGCATCCTCGCCACCGCCAAACGCCTCAACGCCAGCGGCATCATCACCACCGAAAAAGACTCCGTCAAACTCTCCCCCGCCATGCGCGACAAACTCGCCACCATCGGTCCGCTCCTCATCGCCAAACTGCGCGTCGAGTTCGCCGCACCTGACACCGTCCTCCGCACCGTCGAGGAACGTACCGCATGA
- a CDS encoding 3-deoxy-D-manno-octulosonic acid transferase produces MLLYSLALTLALLLASPWWLLRMATTQRYREGLAQRLGRVPAALRAHIAGKRVLWLHAVSVGETLAAQRLVSDLEAALGVGWCVVISTTTRTGYALACERFGADRVFYMPLDFAFSTRAYLRALQPAAVVLMESELWPRLLHEGQRRNIPRLVVNARVSDRSFRRALKVRALWKHVLAKVSLFLAQSEEDTSRLTQLGAPDVQTLGNLKFDIRTPKLSPLLDRIRAEATGRPIIVAGSLVEDRDASRMEDELVIAAWAANIATRHQALLILAPRHPQNFKRAEAFAAPFRYLRASDWARDPAPQYSLTSDGPLEILILDTIGDLASIYSLATMAFVGGSLVPRGGHNPLEPAHFGVPITMGNSFENFRTIMAHLVAANAIQLVNNENELEQAWLRLLDDPASAQAMGQRARAVFNEESGATARTVAAILHQVQP; encoded by the coding sequence ATGCTGCTCTACAGCCTCGCGTTGACTCTCGCGCTCCTCCTCGCCTCGCCCTGGTGGCTGCTTCGCATGGCCACCACGCAACGCTACCGCGAAGGCCTCGCCCAGCGCCTCGGCCGAGTCCCCGCCGCGCTTCGCGCCCACATCGCGGGCAAACGCGTCCTCTGGCTGCACGCCGTCAGCGTCGGCGAAACTCTCGCCGCGCAGCGCCTCGTCAGCGACCTCGAAGCCGCGCTCGGCGTAGGCTGGTGCGTCGTCATCTCCACCACCACGCGCACCGGCTACGCCCTCGCCTGCGAACGCTTCGGCGCAGACCGCGTCTTCTACATGCCGCTCGACTTCGCCTTCAGTACCCGCGCCTACCTCCGCGCCCTGCAACCCGCAGCCGTCGTGCTCATGGAAAGCGAACTCTGGCCGCGCCTGCTCCACGAAGGCCAGCGCCGCAATATCCCGCGCCTCGTCGTCAACGCCCGCGTCAGCGACCGCAGCTTCCGCCGCGCACTCAAGGTCCGCGCGCTCTGGAAGCACGTCCTCGCCAAGGTCTCGCTCTTCCTCGCACAAAGCGAAGAAGACACCAGCCGCCTCACCCAACTCGGCGCACCGGACGTACAGACCCTCGGCAACCTCAAGTTCGACATCCGCACACCGAAGCTCTCGCCGCTGCTTGACCGCATACGTGCCGAAGCTACAGGCCGCCCCATCATTGTGGCCGGGTCGCTCGTTGAAGACCGCGACGCCAGCCGCATGGAAGACGAACTCGTCATCGCCGCCTGGGCCGCAAACATCGCAACACGCCATCAGGCGCTGCTCATCCTCGCCCCGCGGCATCCGCAAAACTTCAAGCGCGCCGAAGCCTTCGCCGCCCCCTTCCGCTACCTCCGCGCCTCCGACTGGGCACGCGACCCAGCCCCGCAGTACAGCCTCACCAGCGACGGCCCGCTCGAAATCCTCATCCTCGACACCATCGGCGACCTCGCCTCCATCTACTCGCTTGCGACCATGGCCTTCGTCGGCGGCAGCCTCGTCCCCCGCGGCGGCCACAACCCGCTCGAACCCGCACACTTCGGCGTCCCCATCACCATGGGCAACTCCTTCGAAAACTTCCGCACCATCATGGCCCACCTGGTCGCCGCGAACGCAATCCAACTCGTCAACAACGAGAACGAGCTCGAACAAGCCTGGCTCCGCCTGCTCGACGACCCCGCCAGCGCGCAGGCCATGGGACAACGCGCGCGCGCCGTCTTCAACGAAGAATCCGGCGCAACCGCTCGCACCGTCGCAGCCATCCTCCACCAGGTGCAGCCATGA
- a CDS encoding isoprenylcysteine carboxylmethyltransferase family protein — protein sequence MAAQQRTGWQKIARRIRVPLGFVTAVLFIAFAHPSWHLLAASLLLVLPGLWLRGYAAGYVKKNAELTRTGPYAHTRNPLYLGSMGIAFGIAVAAGNIWLAILLVGLFLAIYLPTILSEEDFLRGVFPGFDDYAKRVPRLLPRLTPARFEGSDIGAGRFSRERYLHHREYNAAMGAAAIYALLVLRMFLFRTHA from the coding sequence ATGGCCGCGCAACAACGTACAGGATGGCAAAAGATTGCACGCAGAATTCGCGTGCCTCTCGGCTTTGTCACCGCCGTCCTCTTCATCGCCTTCGCCCACCCCTCGTGGCACCTGCTGGCGGCGAGCCTCCTCCTCGTTCTCCCCGGCCTCTGGCTGCGCGGATACGCCGCAGGCTACGTGAAAAAGAACGCCGAACTCACCCGCACCGGACCCTACGCTCATACCCGTAACCCGTTGTATCTAGGCTCGATGGGCATCGCCTTCGGCATCGCCGTAGCCGCCGGAAACATCTGGCTCGCCATCCTGCTCGTCGGGCTCTTCCTCGCCATTTACCTGCCGACGATCCTCTCCGAAGAGGACTTCCTCCGCGGCGTCTTCCCGGGCTTCGACGACTACGCCAAACGCGTTCCCCGCCTGCTCCCGCGCCTCACCCCAGCCCGCTTCGAAGGCTCGGACATCGGTGCCGGGCGCTTCTCCCGCGAGCGGTACCTGCATCACCGCGAGTACAATGCTGCCATGGGTGCAGCGGCGATTTACGCTCTGCTTGTGCTGCGGATGTTCCTCTTCCGCACCCACGCCTAG
- a CDS encoding DUF2007 domain-containing protein, translated as MSEQISNTGELVTVATFPEPASAQVALMALESEGILAFLQGENANGLIPVAFAATLRVRAEDEAAARKVLDGAEFAPLSEEEVLAAEIADERGVE; from the coding sequence ATGAGTGAACAAATAAGCAATACCGGCGAATTAGTCACAGTCGCGACCTTCCCGGAACCAGCCTCGGCGCAGGTTGCGCTCATGGCCCTCGAATCCGAAGGAATCCTGGCATTTCTACAGGGCGAAAACGCCAACGGACTTATCCCCGTGGCCTTTGCCGCAACCCTTCGCGTACGCGCAGAAGACGAAGCCGCAGCACGCAAAGTGCTCGACGGTGCAGAGTTCGCTCCCCTGAGCGAAGAGGAAGTGCTCGCGGCAGAGATTGCCGACGAGCGTGGCGTGGAGTAA
- the egtB gene encoding ergothioneine biosynthesis protein EgtB: MLTQNTAALSLLERYRSVRGATMRFVSPLSAEDLMVQSCPEASPLKWHLAHTSWFFETFLLSEFVAGYQPFHPEFRWLFNSYYKSLGEMPEKKLRASFSRPPLDQILAYRQHVDAGIERLLTQAVEDEALRRIELGLQHEQQHLELAATDIKHAFFTNPLHPAYASAVAKGEEERIAPPLEWVSYAPPAPGLVEFGVTPDVAAVDQFAFDNETPRHPRYLGAFQLASRLVTCAEYLAFLEEDGYTRPELWLSEGWDAMREQGWQAPLYWQRDPAAKAGWSIFTLHGWQPLEELSETPVCHLSFFEADAFARWSGCRLPTEFEWEYAAAQLALPAVEAGTANLLESDALHPRAAVVGERAEQLYGDVWEWTQSPYTGYPGYAPLPGALGEYNGKFMSSQMVLRGGSCVTPQTHIRATYRNFFSPGTRWQFSGLRLARDRAA, encoded by the coding sequence ATGCTCACCCAGAACACCGCCGCCCTTTCGCTTCTGGAACGCTATCGCAGCGTTCGTGGCGCGACGATGCGCTTTGTTTCGCCACTTTCGGCCGAAGATCTGATGGTTCAGTCATGCCCGGAGGCGTCGCCTCTGAAATGGCACCTCGCGCACACTTCCTGGTTCTTTGAAACGTTTTTGCTCTCGGAGTTTGTGGCGGGCTATCAGCCGTTCCACCCGGAGTTCCGGTGGCTGTTCAACAGCTACTACAAGTCGCTGGGAGAGATGCCGGAGAAGAAGCTTCGCGCGTCGTTTTCGCGACCGCCGCTGGACCAGATTCTGGCGTATCGCCAGCATGTGGATGCGGGGATCGAGAGGTTGCTGACGCAGGCGGTCGAGGACGAGGCGCTGCGGCGCATTGAGCTGGGGCTGCAGCATGAGCAGCAGCACCTGGAGTTGGCCGCGACGGACATCAAGCACGCGTTCTTTACCAACCCTCTGCATCCGGCGTACGCGAGCGCGGTGGCGAAGGGTGAGGAGGAGCGGATTGCGCCTCCGCTGGAGTGGGTGAGCTATGCGCCGCCTGCGCCGGGGCTGGTGGAGTTTGGTGTGACGCCGGACGTTGCGGCGGTGGACCAGTTTGCGTTTGATAACGAGACGCCGCGGCATCCTCGCTATCTTGGAGCGTTTCAACTGGCGTCGCGGCTAGTGACGTGTGCGGAGTACCTGGCGTTTCTGGAGGAGGACGGGTACACGCGTCCGGAGCTTTGGCTCTCCGAGGGCTGGGATGCGATGCGCGAGCAGGGATGGCAGGCTCCGCTGTACTGGCAGCGCGATCCCGCGGCGAAGGCAGGCTGGTCGATCTTTACGCTGCATGGCTGGCAGCCGCTGGAGGAGCTTTCGGAGACTCCGGTGTGTCATCTGAGCTTCTTTGAAGCGGATGCGTTTGCGCGATGGAGCGGGTGTCGGCTGCCGACGGAGTTTGAGTGGGAGTATGCGGCGGCGCAGCTTGCATTGCCTGCTGTGGAAGCCGGGACGGCGAATCTGCTGGAGTCCGATGCGCTGCATCCTCGGGCGGCCGTGGTCGGCGAGCGGGCAGAGCAGCTTTATGGCGATGTGTGGGAGTGGACGCAGTCGCCGTATACGGGGTATCCCGGTTATGCTCCGCTGCCGGGGGCGCTGGGTGAGTACAACGGTAAGTTTATGAGCTCGCAGATGGTGTTGCGCGGAGGCTCGTGCGTGACGCCGCAGACGCATATCCGGGCGACGTATCGGAACTTCTTTTCACCGGGAACGCGATGGCAGTTTTCGGGGCTGCGGCTGGCTCGGGACAGAGCGGCGTAA
- a CDS encoding molybdopterin molybdotransferase MoeA produces MAEQVLAFDEALSTVLAHAAKLGPPATSRSTSLAACRNTVLAEELHAQRDQPPFHRSTRDGYALRSASLGQPLKLLGTVRAGELWRGRPLQPGEAIEIMTGAPLPAGCDCVLMVEHATLLDGFVNAAPGRTLQPGENVVPQGSEALAGQLLLRPGLRIDAATIALAASCGRSTLQTYAPPVVAIISTGDELVELDPDTDLNPVPEPEQIFNSNTHALTALVHAAGAQPLPLPIARDTLDDLRDRLAAAREADLILFTGGVSMGKYDLVEQALAEAGATFHFTGARIQPGKPVVFGHLGNRQPFFGLPGNPVSTEVCFHLFVAPLLRALAGQREALAPNFVLATAAEAFPGKPNLLRFLPAHLSATRVTPVAWQGSGDVAANARANCFAVVPPEGLAADAPVRILLRA; encoded by the coding sequence ATGGCCGAACAAGTCCTCGCCTTCGACGAAGCCCTCAGCACCGTTCTCGCCCACGCCGCAAAGCTCGGCCCACCGGCCACCAGCCGCTCGACCAGCCTCGCAGCCTGCCGGAACACCGTCCTCGCCGAAGAACTCCACGCCCAGCGCGACCAGCCGCCGTTCCACCGCTCCACGCGCGACGGCTACGCTCTCCGTTCCGCCAGCCTTGGCCAGCCACTCAAGCTCCTCGGAACCGTCCGCGCAGGCGAACTCTGGCGCGGGCGCCCCCTCCAGCCCGGCGAAGCCATCGAGATCATGACCGGCGCTCCCCTGCCCGCAGGCTGCGACTGCGTCCTCATGGTCGAGCATGCCACTCTCCTCGACGGCTTCGTCAACGCCGCCCCGGGCCGAACCCTGCAGCCCGGTGAAAACGTCGTCCCCCAGGGCAGCGAAGCCCTCGCCGGACAGCTTCTCCTTCGCCCCGGCCTCCGCATCGACGCCGCCACCATCGCCCTCGCCGCCTCCTGCGGCCGCTCCACCCTCCAGACCTACGCCCCCCCCGTCGTCGCCATCATCTCCACCGGCGACGAGCTCGTCGAGCTCGATCCGGACACCGACCTCAACCCTGTCCCCGAGCCCGAGCAGATCTTCAACTCCAACACCCACGCCCTCACCGCGCTCGTCCACGCCGCCGGAGCCCAACCGCTCCCGCTCCCCATCGCCCGCGACACCCTCGACGACCTCCGCGACCGCCTCGCCGCCGCCCGCGAAGCCGACCTCATCCTCTTCACCGGCGGCGTCTCCATGGGCAAGTACGACCTCGTCGAGCAGGCGCTCGCCGAAGCCGGAGCCACCTTCCACTTCACCGGCGCACGCATCCAGCCCGGCAAGCCCGTCGTCTTCGGCCACCTCGGCAACCGCCAGCCCTTCTTCGGGCTCCCCGGCAACCCCGTCTCCACCGAAGTCTGCTTCCATCTCTTCGTCGCGCCGCTGCTCCGCGCCCTCGCAGGTCAACGAGAAGCGCTCGCCCCAAACTTCGTCCTCGCCACGGCCGCGGAAGCCTTCCCCGGCAAACCCAACCTGCTCCGCTTCCTCCCGGCTCACCTCTCGGCCACGCGCGTCACGCCCGTCGCCTGGCAAGGCTCAGGAGACGTCGCCGCCAACGCCCGCGCCAACTGCTTCGCCGTCGTCCCACCCGAGGGCCTCGCAGCGGATGCGCCCGTCCGCATCCTTCTGCGCGCATAA